The Lasioglossum baleicum chromosome 12, iyLasBale1, whole genome shotgun sequence genome segment atttctcaagataaaagtctgctctatcgcgtggtatagttcgattttccactggacccttatttcttgagataaattgaaaaatatcctcaaaaattggtgcaaaagtggtgtctctccgtctttaatcattgtttaaacaatcataatgtattaatattggatatcactgtattcgggagagTCTACAGAATGTTTTGCTGcacagaacaattcaatatcaacAATatcataataacatcacaatatttgtttaaagttgaaaaatatgttttttttttcaaagccatgttcctcaaaaactgtgcgtataggagaaaaattaaattaaattaataagaaGCACCCGACAGTAACTAGGGAACAAATTtgatgttggacagtgtaattaactGTAACCGCGATTAATCTTTTTGCTCGACCTATCTGCTGCTAAtagatcgataatatcattctgtTTATCGTGCTTATAGATTACTCGAATCAGGATGGTGTATACGGCAAACAGGATTATGGTAAGTACAGCTCACATTCCAACagacattattaaatattgaaagGCAGTTTCATATTACGTGTAAGAATAGACTCGATTACAAGTATACCGTTAGGGGAAACAGTTCTTAGCATAACAAAACGAAAGATAACTGAAAAATCTAAGAACTATGTTCAGTCGAGAATTTTTCATTCTCacaagagaaaagaaaacaaaTACAAAAGACAAAAGTTTTAACGTTGAATGCAAGAATTACAGTTATTAGAAGCaggtttatttttaatatatttttcgatACTGAACAGACACATGTATGTCGAGAATATGTGTCTCTACGATCAAGGACACGAATATTCTATTTGAAAGCAGATTCGAATTAATTTGATGACGTGCTAATGTTAAATGTAAAGAGATATACCAAACAGAAAACACAGAATTTGAATTGCATGACAAACTAATCGTGTTAATGAAAACAGAAGTCAATAATACATTCCGAAACCGAGGGAAACGATGTCCATGTAGTTGATCAGTTTCCCGTGACAAATTAATGTGTGTATATAAGTATATAGAATTTAATACAGAATCAAATAACAAAGTTATGCTTACGAAATGATTGAACGGAGGAGCTCTATGGTTGTTCGCAGGTGGCAGTGCTGGTTACCAAAACGCCCAGTCTCAGCGACGTTATTAAATTACACATTCaactatttaattttatacgttAGATATCCAgacatttttttccaaatttgacgagaaaaaaaattgaaaatataaatatatatatatacatatgtatatgtatagatatcATTCCTAGCGCGTGATAAGTTGGACAAATGGTATTTGTCGTTAAGTGTATGTGTACAAGTATTTTACATTTAAACGATTGAACGTACAGTGGTTTTATCATAGAGGAGAAGAGAAGGGAAGGAGCGTGATCCGCTATGATCAGGTCTTTTATGTTTCCTATCTTTGTCGCGCGCTCATGGAAAGaaagattaatttaaaatatcGCGCGTTAGAGCGCCAAACGGTCATTTACGATTATGATTAAAAGTATAAATGACAAGAGCGTTTTATACTTGACTAGCAACACGTGTAGCATCTACTTTGTCATGTTTGACTAAAATAACTTCGTTTAGGATTAAGTTTAGTTTGGTGTACAGTCGAAGTTAATCTGCgattgtaaaataattaatattaaatcgggtacgtatatatatatatacatatatatgtgtacatacacacgcacatatatatacatatatatgtacacacACGTGAACACACCACATACACGTATAATTGTCTGCATTGTAACAGTAAGGTACAAAAATATTTACGCTATTTGTAAAGTCGTTAAACAGTCGATCATTGTGAACACAGCTCAATTACCGCTAAATATGAATTCTAGGAAATAGAGTTACACGAGAACGAATAATATCGTATGTTCTGTAtaacaaaaagaaagaaacaagaTATAAGATGAGGGGGAAGAAGTAATTGTATTTCGCGTTTATATATTAACGTATAACCCAAGAAGTTCTAACATGTATCGGGTGACTACACCGTTCACACTTGTGCGTTTATTAGTGCGACTACTGATTTCTTGACAagattttctgaaaattaacAATATAACAATACAATAAATCAGTCTCATTGTTGCAATTGTTTTCATTTCGTGACTTTTAACAATGGAGGAGCAATTCTGGCGCGTACTGAGGCGTCAATACTCTGCTTAGAAGTGACAACAACCAAGTGGTATACACACGTGTTTGTCGGTATCATGAGAATCGAATTACATGTTTTAGGATGGTTCGAAGAGTATTTCAATATACAGTGATAACGTACATTAGTAGAACACAATGTCACACTGGCAGAGACAATCATGAAAATACTCTAGAAGCTGATCGGAGTAGATGATTTGTATTAAATGGAAATCTATATACAGAGTAATTGTCCAAAGACAATATAAACGTGCATGAGTAGATCAAAGTAATTTGTCCCAGCCAATTGTGTACATTAAGGCACAGAACCATTTACGTAGGGCAAGCAATGAAATCTTCTATTTCCCACCTATTATATCGATAACTATCGAATGAAATGAACTGTACTGAAAGTCTCTCATTGTCGCATGATGTCATCAGCATAGTAATAGTAAATTGATCTAGTATTGTAAGTAAAATAGTCTAACGATTGCAATGAAAACGAACATTGAAACAAAGGAatcataaagaaaaaaaaaacaaaaaaaaaacttcaATACTTTTCCATATTTCTTATTTCTCCTCACCTTCAACACGAAAGATCACAGATTTATCGCTACTAGCAAAAGAAATTGATCAAACCAGCAACTGCCATAGGAAACCAGAATGATCTCAACTTGACGAGAACATAATGTACTTATATGAGCGAAATGTAGGTATGAGCTTTTATTAAAGAGTGAATCTATTTTTGTAACGCCTAAATGAAGATTTAAGAAACGAAAAAGAATATAACGTACGCAAAACGCAAATCGCTTTTGTTTGTTGTACGTACGGTCAGCGGCGATATTAAGTGGAcattttaaaaatcgcataactctTTCTAAaagttggtccaaaggacttgaattttttaaagatgtcagaccgactagttcgctagagaataagtaaacaaacatTTATTAAGATTGAAATTGGTAGGGGGAatgatacaaaatttaaaaaatgatgttttgtcaccttttttatgtgggcctgtaacgataatttaaaaaatgcgttttacagATTTcagtaacttatatgcatactgaaaatttcatcgaaatcggtcaacattgcaataagttacaaacgtttaaagatgatcacgtaagggcgaaatgctctcatctttaaacgtttgtaactcattgcaatgttcaccgatttcgatgaaattttcagtatgcatataagttactgAAATctgtaaaacgcattttttaaattatcgttacgggctcagataaaaaagtcgacaaaacatcatttttaaaattttgtatgattcctgccaattgcaatcttaataaatttttgtttacttattctctagcgaactagccggtctgacatcttaaaaaaattcaagtcccttGGACCAACTTTTAgcaagttatgcgatttttaagggtgtccacttaatattgccgctgactgtatatatacagtttGTTTAAAGGATATTTTTTAGTCAGAGTGCTATGTTTGTCGATTTTAATCGTCCGTTGGTGGAAGATTCTAGGTGTATAAAAAGAATTTGACGAAAATTAAGTTTATTTCACAGGCGTAGCAACAACCTGAGATACGTAGGGAAcacaaagaaagaaagagagagagagaatacctTCCCTCCATTACCAGCAAGGAGATACCGAATCTGATAAACATACAATAGAGTATACGAATAAATGACGACTGATATGATAAAAGTTATTATTGACCAATGGCACAGGTACCGCACACATTTCAATGAAATCtagaaaatgttatttcttcttttagagTATTATATATAGTACTTTCACATTCATTAgagtttatatatttatttcatttcctAACGAGTCTGTCAGTACTGAATAGTATTCGATCGTTTGTTTATGATGCACccagttttttttattgaaagtatatatataaatataaatatatattgtcACGATTCTTTTTCTatgtaaataatatatacttatCAGTGAATCTCTAGTCTCTTACAAGTTACCGTGTACAAAAATTCACTCAAGTTTCTTGCATATGCATACATgtatacattaatatacatatcaCATGTATATGTACGTCTCTGTGTACTAAACAAAAAAGCACACATTTAAGACAGAAAAGCGAACTGTTTTCTTAATAAACAATGGACAAAGTATGCAAGAGAATTAACGAATTAAATCTATGCTAACATGTATTATGCTcataaaatctattaaacaaaaacaaaaatatatatatatatacaaatgccCGAGTAAACCTCAACCCAAGCTCAGGTGAGTAAATATATAAATCTATCCGtttcttaataaaaaaataaaaaaacaaacgTATCGACTTATTGCAAAGCAAATGTTAGCAAAGATAAATGCTACATAAACCTGCATATATCGAGTGTAAAGTGGAATCATTTATACATGTAGACAGGGTCATGCTAATACGACATATTCAGCACAGGGATACACagggattgctttcttcttgtCAAGATAATTCAAACGATACATACACCATTTCATTGAGACATTGTGAACCGCTTTATACGTGCGATACCTGCAGTATTGTATACCGCAATAGTAGAGATGAGGCAACGAttgacagaaatacaatttgaaattttttcggAATAAACTATCAATTCACAAAACCAATCGTGAACTTACTGCTAAGACAATAAGAAAAAGCAGGGAAGGAATGTACTGAATATATCTACGAAAAGAAAAGTTTAAGAATAATAATGAcagaaataatgataataataataataaatgtgtGATTCAAGTATTGTTTATAAGCGAATATTAGACAATAGGTATAAATCGAGTATCTATATTTATAAGTTTGAATCgcttctgttatttactgtctTCTTTCTAACTCcgtattattaatttctttaggCTGATAACATCTGTATTGTCGTACACGGTGGCACTACCATTGTTTGAGCCGAGCAACATCTGCCACATGACTGGCATCTACGATGTTTTACAAGAGGATTCTCGAGTGCTCCTTACTTTCGCAACGAAAATATTACTGAAAGGTACTTAGACGTTGTACTTCGTATTTAAGAAAGTATTTTTACGAGTCGCAAACTCGGTAGCAGATCACACAATCTATGATAAGAGAACATAGAAATAAATGGTCGAATTTCTGCGAACAACTGGAAGACAGTTTTCAAACTTTCGAATTCattgaaaaagagagagaaaaaaaaaagaacaaatacACGTCGTCGTCAAATTTCTTCGTTTTATTtcgcttatttatattttacgtcgTTCGTAACAGTACACGCGAATGTTGTAAACAATATGAAAAATGTACAAAactggaaaaatataaaaacgcaaTAACATGCATTAATCTTACTGACTCTTCTTAAAACTTAACATCACATCTGTAATCGATTCAGTTTAAGATAAACCGCTAAACGTACAAAGGTATAGTGTTCTCGCAAATTTCGTTCGTACAATTTGTCTATAACTGAACATTATTCCTTCGTACACTCCTTGTCTATTATGCATCTTCTATTACATTATACATCAAATTTATATGTTCAACCGATACGAATAGTTCTAGTGAGAAAATGAATGAAAGATAATTGTACATGTACGCATGTATCGAATTTCTATGAATCGGATTAACACTTGCGTGAAACGTGTaaggttaaaattataattattacaaaattaataattataattatattaaaattaagctTACAATTAAATCAAATGCGTCGTCGGATCGGATTTTCCTTAAAATTGCAGAACGGACGCAGGATCACATTTAAGAACCATTTCCCTGTGCAATTACTCATGGCACAACGTGTTTTAGCAATTTGTATCATGCGTGATTCTaccgctgtcggtttttgtgaATGTTATTAGACAGCAGTACGAGTTGTATGTAGCTGTGTCCTTCTCGCATGTTTATGTATCTAGAAATTACGATTTCATGATAAGAGTCGCCATTAACTGGTTAAGGAAGAGAAAAAGGTATTAATCCGACACCCACCTGTTTTTCTCTTGTTGCTGTATGTGGACTCTGTCGCCCCTTTGTAACGATGTAATCACGCTTGTGTAACATGAAACTTCTGTAGCTGACGTGGAAGATGCTGTAGAACACTTCACTAGTTTCTGAGTCTTGGAGTCACCTTCGGAACTCAGCAATATCCAATACGAGTAATTGGTTGGCTCACCGAAATAAAATATCTGTAAAAATTCGGAAATATAACTGATTGTTCAACGAAAATACAAGTATTCCGCGTACAGGGTGAGTTACGTGAAAAAGTCAAGTTGTTTCGGTTAATGTACAGGGTGGCTGAGAAGttcccggaattttttaaagcagcgctcggatttagtTACGCCCCCTGGACCTGGCCGCGCGTCCCGCTCTACGCGGCGGCCCTAGTTCTCGTAGGCGCCACGAATAGTCTTCGAAACTCGACCgccgcgagtaagtaaatccgagcactGTTTTAAAGCATTTCAGCAGCATAAAAATACCGCACAAACGAATGAATCCACAAACTTGAGCGAATAATAAGTTTCATTAATtcattaacaatgaaatgaaccaaaaacatttacaacaaatgttcgaaattgCCTCTTTTTGATTCGATACATTTACGGACCCGTTTTCTGCGCAAACATCGTCGAGAATTTTAGAAGGCGGGTCCGTAAATGTATCTAATCAAAAGGAGGCAATTTCGAACATTTGCTGCaaatgtttttggttcatttcattgttaatgaatgaataaaacttattattcggtcaagtgtgtggattcattcgttcgtgcggtatttttatgctgctgaaatgctttaaaaaattccgggaaCTTTTCAGCCACCCTGTATGTGAGGTAGACGGAAACATCAAAGGCTCTGTTCAAGGGGACAAATGTACCGATACTAACGCATCTCCCTATTGGATTATCTTCAAGGTCTCTTGAAGGTCATCGATGGTTTTTCAATTAGCGCTACATATTTTAGACTTCCTAGCGTAGTAGCTGctttcaagacgaattcaaggATATTATAAACTTGAAATAACTTTGGACCATGCATATATACATACCTGAGCAGAGATCATGTACAGGCCGGTCGTGGTAACTTCAATAGATTTCTTATCCTCGACTAAGTGGAATTTATTTAGGCTAAACTGAGTATTGTTTTTCGTGCTTTTCACCCAAGGCCCGATATAAACTAAAACGgaaacaattcaatttcatAGAACATTTTCGTAGAAGACTAACCGAAATATTACACGCTGCTGGTACATACCTGTATCTGTAATATGTTGTTCAGGAATTGCACCGACAAATGTTGCCACTAGTGGACCTGAATAACAAAACGAGAACGGTATTTGCAACATGTCGATCACTCCCTATAATAAGTATAACATCTACTTAGATGGGAGGGCTGTGAGTAATTGTTATAAAGGGTCTGGTTGGTAGAAATGGTGGAcgtgtaacaaaaaaaaaatacatgctAACTGAATAATACTAGATACCCAATCGCCTGCGTTTGGGCCGCCTTTTGTTCTTTCCCCGTTTTTTACCTCTTCCCTCGTCTCTTCGAGACCTCCGGGCTCGAGGTTCTCTTCGTGATTCTAATTCGTCGTCGACATAGTCACTGTCAGTATTGTTGTTGTAAACGACATTGTCGCCGGGGTTCGAATCTATTTGTTTTTCCGACGAGATTCCCTTGTTCGTCGTTAATGTTGCTCTTTCGATACGCAAATTAGTTTGGTCGTCGTTATCATCCGGTTTCCCGTCTTCCTCCGACGTCGCTAACGAACTTGAGCGCGTTGAACTCAGTTCGCTGCGAGCACTCGCGCTATGAGCATCGGCTTGCGACGAGCGTTCGTCCTCCGAACTTCCGACGGGATTAAAATACTGACTATGCGCGTTAAAAGCGTACGAGGTTTCCCTAGTTTCGTTACGAATACCGTCAAACATCTCGATGGCTTCGGTAATCGAGGAAGCATCTTCGAGTAGCCGTCTTATCTCGTGCATGTTTCTGTGCTCGAGAGACCTGTCCCGCCGGTGAAACCATACTCGGTTCAAACTTCTGTTCAGTCGATCGTATTTGGACATCAGTACGAGCAGGTTCATGTTCACCGACTGCATctaaaaatattcattcaaagtCAGCATTATTCTCGCTCTCTGCAAGGTTTATTCATGATTCTTGGAGATATCGCGCGCCATTTTCGTACTCGCTCGTAATTTCTTTGTGTCGAATATTTCGTGGTATAGCGTCGTCATCGGAGTGCCATTAAAGTTTCGCTAATATATAGATTTTCTCGATTTGTTTTCTTTGTACAGGTTGATTATAAAGTCCCGACCCATCGAACACGCACCTACCAGGTGGTAGAATATTTCGTAACAGGCGAATTATCGACAAATATACTCGTTCGACAAATTGTTTAATGTCAATAGTTGTTTACTTGACTCGACTCAATAttattgaagtgaaacttctttgctgagggggctacaattttctagcgttacggaagtgacgaaatttcgcgaataacctcgaatagtttgacaagtaacattctcataattaatttaataactttaaagatttcattggtgaacttttaagattgtagaatgtaaaatgaagccttggctacattcccatctcagttttatgcaggtctGATGCTTAagttgttagttattaacaaattttggagaagtggtatgttatgtatgtctggaacaatcagcccgcgcaacaattgttaataactaattagcCAGAGTTAATtcgtgaacatttgcaattggataacatagaatcaacctccagctactttcacatgAAGTTTCTCAATtggattttgttccgactgaaagatttataaacaattttatccaaACCCTTGTACTAAAGTAACCTGATAAATTTTGACAggtgtcaggtaagtaaaaaaacactcgcgtggaaaaccacgcgcggcagaagtgaaacttcttgcagtctaataatgtttagaagtaaattaatattggaaatgataaataatcctaatgaagcgacaacaagatcaggaacaactctcgatgcagtactatcaatgatagaatcatagaaacaATTGGCCTGTGATAGctaaaatgtaatataaatattcttgattcaattttctctaaatgtcttgcaaatactgcatccagagttgttcctgatcttgttgtcgcttcattaggattatttaccatttccagttgttacttctaaacattactagactgcaagaagtttcacttctgccgcgcgtggttttccacgcgtatgttttttccaCGTTGCTGCAGACATTTGGAATGGATCGGTATTTTATAATCACCCTGTGTGCTCTAGAGCAGTGTTGTTAGATTGGGCGGGttgcacgcgcatgcgcgaccaaaTGCAGGAACGTATGTGCGTCCTACAGTCCTAAGCAATGCCCGGAATGCTTCAAAACATCGTTAAACCTTGCGACACTATGTATCTTGGCCTTCGTGGGTAATACCGAACAACTGTAATTGCTCTTCCCCAAAAGCCCTGCGCATCTGGGACCTttccataaaaaaaaaacattttgctAAATTATGCGGGGTGACCAAGGTACCCCACTTTTGTACTTCACAGACGAATCGTCGCGTATGCGCGCGCAGGCCAGCCAATCTAACAACACTGCTCTATGTAAATAGAGTCGAATGTGCGTTACCTGTACTTGTAAGGTGCGAACTTCCTTTCGCATGTGGGAGAGTACGACAGCGAACGCAATCGCCAACAGGAAGAGAACGACGGTCCGCGATCTTTGGAATATCTTTGATTTTTTCACGTTCGACACGGTCACGTTCATGTCGACATTCAATTCGATGAAATTCGTCGAATCCTTCGTGGAATCGCCAGGATGCGGATCGGTACCGTCTCGGATCCGTTCCATTTTAATTTTTGTGACCATCCGACAGTACCGACTACGCGCGTCGGTCAATCGTACGGACTAGTTTCAACGATTATCACACATCGACAAATGCCCTGGAACAGGCcataatatttttatgaattGTTTTGTCGTGTTATCGTCGCGTTATCAAAACACGTTTCGTTCGGCGCAGCAACGATTATCGATGGTTGTTAAAACAGTTGATCGATTTTTTTCGGTCTATTTAGGTTCACGTGCGCGAACGGTCTACGATGAAACGAAAAGTCAACAGATCTGCACTCCTCGTGCACTTGACCAGACGCTCGGAGATATACTGCACGAATTTGACAACAAGAATGTGTATATAAAGGCTCGATTCGTCACACTTTGCAACTTTGCTGACTCCTGTTAGATTGTTAGTGCACGTACAAATGTGTCATAGCGATAAGCGAGAAAGTGTTACGGGCTATCGCGTATTCTATCTGGATAGTGTGTGATCAACTTCGTTTTATCTTTTATTAACCCTTGCGTAGCCAACCAGGTATccatttactgcatttcttgCAAAACCAACAATATTACAGAATTTCTCTGGGAATGTCTATTCTTCGCTCGCTTTATAGTcgtaaaatgagaatttgtgcaaatagtatgttaaatacaaaaggttttaaacAATCTATGCATATtggttggctacacaaggggTAAACACTAAGCACTTCAACAAAATCCGAGTTCAAAGACTTCTGTACGCGTATGAATGAATGTGTGAATCTTCTCGTGTGTAACGATTGTGATCGAGCAGGTTGATGCACGTGCACACCGAGTTTCATTGTCTTGAATAGTTTTCTTCGCGATGAATAAAAAGTTCCAGCAACGTTCTCGTGAAGCGAGAAATAAAGGTAGGACTGcgtaaataaagaaatattagTAGCGATTCGATCGTtcaattttactattttatacgATGAAAGATGAAATAAATAGTATGTAAATACGTTTGACCTGCTCGTCCGCCGGCGTTCTGTTTGAAATATTCGTTAACTTTCGATAGTTTCGAATGTTTGCGTGGAACCGTTAGACAGTAAGAGTCTCGTCGACTGTAAATAGTAGAAG includes the following:
- the LOC143214034 gene encoding uncharacterized protein LOC143214034 isoform X4 codes for the protein MVTKIKMERIRDGTDPHPGDSTKDSTNFIELNVDMNVTVSNVKKSKIFQRSRTVVLFLLAIAFAVVLSHMRKEVRTLQVQMQSVNMNLLVLMSKYDRLNRSLNRVWFHRRDRSLEHRNMHEIRRLLEDASSITEAIEMFDGIRNETRETSYAFNAHSQYFNPVGSSEDERSSQADAHSASARSELSSTRSSSLATSEEDGKPDDNDDQTNLRIERATLTTNKGISSEKQIDSNPGESRREPRARRSRRDEGRGPLVATFVGAIPEQHITDTVYIGPWVKSTKNNTQFSLNKFHLVEDKKSIEVTTTGLYMISAQIFYFGEPTNYSYWILLSSEGDSKTQKLVKCSTASSTSATEVSCYTSVITSLQRGDRVHIQQQEKNRYINMREGHSYIQLVLLSNNIHKNRQR
- the LOC143214034 gene encoding uncharacterized protein LOC143214034 isoform X3, whose product is MVTKIKMERIRDGTDPHPGDSTKDSTNFIELNVDMNVTVSNVKKSKIFQRSRTVVLFLLAIAFAVVLSHMRKEVRTLQVQMQSVNMNLLVLMSKYDRLNRSLNRVWFHRRDRSLEHRNMHEIRRLLEDASSITEAIEMFDGIRNETRETSYAFNAHSQYFNPVGSSEDERSSQADAHSASARSELSSTRSSSLATSEEDGKPDDNDDQTNLRIERATLTTNKGISSEKQIDSNPGESRREPRARRSRRDEGRGKKRGKNKRRPKRRRLGPLVATFVGAIPEQHITDTVYIGPWVKSTKNNTQFSLNKFHLVEDKKSIEVTTTGLYMISAQIFYFGEPTNYSYWILLSSEGDSKTQKLVKCSTASSTSATEVSCYTSVITSLQRGDRVHIQQQEKNRYINMREGHSYIQLVLLSNNIHKNRQR
- the LOC143214034 gene encoding uncharacterized protein LOC143214034 isoform X2 encodes the protein MVTKIKMERIRDGTDPHPGDSTKDSTNFIELNVDMNVTVSNVKKSKIFQRSRTVVLFLLAIAFAVVLSHMRKEVRTLQVQMQSVNMNLLVLMSKYDRLNRSLNRVWFHRRDRSLEHRNMHEIRRLLEDASSITEAIEMFDGIRNETRETSYAFNAHSQYFNPVGSSEDERSSQADAHSASARSELSSTRSSSLATSEEDGKPDDNDDQTNLRIERATLTTNKGISSEKQIDSNPGDNVVYNNNTDSDYVDDELESRREPRARRSRRDEGRGPLVATFVGAIPEQHITDTVYIGPWVKSTKNNTQFSLNKFHLVEDKKSIEVTTTGLYMISAQIFYFGEPTNYSYWILLSSEGDSKTQKLVKCSTASSTSATEVSCYTSVITSLQRGDRVHIQQQEKNRYINMREGHSYIQLVLLSNNIHKNRQR
- the LOC143214034 gene encoding uncharacterized protein LOC143214034 isoform X1; the protein is MVTKIKMERIRDGTDPHPGDSTKDSTNFIELNVDMNVTVSNVKKSKIFQRSRTVVLFLLAIAFAVVLSHMRKEVRTLQVQMQSVNMNLLVLMSKYDRLNRSLNRVWFHRRDRSLEHRNMHEIRRLLEDASSITEAIEMFDGIRNETRETSYAFNAHSQYFNPVGSSEDERSSQADAHSASARSELSSTRSSSLATSEEDGKPDDNDDQTNLRIERATLTTNKGISSEKQIDSNPGDNVVYNNNTDSDYVDDELESRREPRARRSRRDEGRGKKRGKNKRRPKRRRLGPLVATFVGAIPEQHITDTVYIGPWVKSTKNNTQFSLNKFHLVEDKKSIEVTTTGLYMISAQIFYFGEPTNYSYWILLSSEGDSKTQKLVKCSTASSTSATEVSCYTSVITSLQRGDRVHIQQQEKNRYINMREGHSYIQLVLLSNNIHKNRQR
- the LOC143214034 gene encoding uncharacterized protein LOC143214034 isoform X5; the encoded protein is MVTKIKMERIRDGTDPHPGDSTKDSTNFIELNVDMNVTVSNVKKSKIFQRSRTVVLFLLAIAFAVVLSHMRKEVRTLQVQMQSVNMNLLVLMSKYDRLNRSLNRVWFHRRDRSLEHRNMHEIRRLLEDASSITEAIEMFDGIRNETRETSYAFNAHSQYFNPVGSSEDERSSQADAHSASARSELSSTRSSSLATSEEDGKPDDNDDQTNLRIERATLTTNKGISSEKQIDSNPGDNVVYNNNTDSDYVDDELESRREPRARRSRRDEGRGKKRGKNKRRPKRRRLGPLVATFVGAIPEQHITDTVYIGPWVKSTKNNTQFSLNKFHLVEDKKSIEVTTTGLYMISAQLLR